From Actinomycetota bacterium, a single genomic window includes:
- the smpB gene encoding SsrA-binding protein SmpB encodes MGRRAEGEYRTVVSNRKARHDYEILERFETGIVLTGSEVKSLRAGRGSLAEAYGRVRDGEVWIEGMHVPPYEQAMDKRTHDPIRPRKLLLHRDEIQRLVGKTAERGLALVPLRVYFAHGLAKLELGLARGKRQFEKRQAIAEREHRREMLREAGRRR; translated from the coding sequence GTGGGCCGCAGGGCCGAGGGCGAATACCGGACCGTTGTCTCCAACCGCAAGGCGAGGCACGACTACGAGATCCTCGAACGGTTCGAGACGGGCATCGTGCTGACCGGCTCAGAGGTGAAATCGCTCCGCGCGGGCCGGGGCTCGCTCGCCGAGGCGTACGGGCGCGTTCGCGACGGCGAGGTGTGGATCGAGGGGATGCACGTCCCGCCGTACGAGCAGGCGATGGACAAACGGACGCACGACCCCATCCGCCCGCGCAAGCTGCTGCTGCACCGCGACGAGATCCAGCGCCTCGTCGGCAAGACCGCCGAACGGGGATTGGCGCTCGTCCCGCTGCGCGTGTACTTCGCACATGGTCTGGCCAAGCTGGAGCTCGGCCTCGCCCGAGGGAAACGTCAGTTCGAGAAGCGTCAGGCGATCGCGGAACGGGAGCACCGCCGGGAGATGCTCCGCGAGGCGGGGCGAAGGAGGTAG